From Zingiber officinale cultivar Zhangliang chromosome 5B, Zo_v1.1, whole genome shotgun sequence, the proteins below share one genomic window:
- the LOC121984868 gene encoding auxin response factor 17-like isoform X1, which produces MRLTPDGLPQPTQEGEHKNLNSELWHACAGPLVCLPAIGSRVVYFPQGHSEQVSASTNKEIDAHIPNYPNLPPQLICQLHNVTMHADAETDEVYAQMTLQPLGAEEQKYPYLPAELGTPSKQPTNYFCKTLTASDTSTHGGFSVPRRAAEKVFPPLDYSLQPPVQELIAKDLHDNEWKFRHIFREHCCAGQPKRHLLTTGWSVFVSAKRLVAGDSVLFIWNENNQLLIGIRRANRPQTVMPSSVLSSDSMHIGLLAAAAHAAATNSRFTIFYNPRASPSEFVIPLDKYVKAVYHTRVSIGMRFRMLFETEESSVRRYMGTVTGISDLDPVRWPNSYWRSVKVGWDESTSGERQPRVSLWEIEPLTTFPMYPSSFPLRLKRPWPSDLPSLHGGRDDLMWLRDGDRGIQSLNFQGFCNGMAAWMHPRFNPSMLGVQPDMYQAMASAALQEMRAADYSKQATSAVLPFQQAQNLSGASGPPLASHILQQIQSQSQPQQALHNYQETHRIHSPYQLIQHQSQHGSSFNDDEHGQISALQQQEQKPQVQQIQKLQSPNLQISNVMPTVPQFTNYQPQTSPMQTMASFCQQQSLPDSNINSLSGSSISPLQGVMDPFTPEESSSLLSLRKTNPVLDTGAWSSKRHAVESVPSAIQSVQSQPKQLSQQISLSQHVVTLPPFPERDCSLIQESGGNSRMNIETSSLLVQNGMANDTVSALMPFLSSAGTDFALHQALTGSTCVEDSELFQTPSNVGSVNPQNGTFVKVYKSGSFGRSLDITKFNSYLELRMELGRLFGLEGLLEDPLRSGWQLVFVDRENDVLLVGDDPWLEFVNSVSCIKILSPQEVQQMGKDGVDLLNGAPNRRIQSRTSGDYLSNGMAPSVGSLDY; this is translated from the exons ATGAGGCTTACACCCGATGGGCTTCCTCAGCCAACGCAAGAAG GCGAGCACAAGAATCTGAATTCAGAGTTGTGGCATGCTTGTGCTGGACCCCTGGTTTGCTTACCTGCTATTGGAAGTCGTGTGGTGTATTTTCCCCAGGGACATAGCGAGCAG GTTTCTGCTTCTACTAATAAGGAAATTGATGCTCATATCCCAAATTACCCAAACTTACCTCCTCAACTGATCTGTCAGCTTCATAATGTGACAATGCAT GCAGATGCTGAGACTGATGAAGTATATGCCCAGATGACACTACAACCATTAGGCGCT GAAGAACAAAAGTATCCTTATCTTCCTGCTGAACTGGGTACTCCAAGCAAACAGCCAACCAACTACTTCTGCAAAACATTAACTGCAAGTGACACCAGCACTCATGGTGGTTTCTCTGTACCTCGGCGGGCAGCCGAAAAAGTCTTTCCACCATTG GATTATTCCCTGCAGCCTCCTGTGCAAGAGTTGATTGCAAAGGACCTTCATGACAATGAATGGAAGTTCCGTCACATATTTCGTG AGCACTGTTGTGCAGGTCAACCCAAGAGGCACCTTCTAACAACTGGATGGAGTGTGTTTGTAAGTGCCAAAAGACTAGTTGCTGGAGATTCAGTACTCTTTATCTG GAATGAGAACAACCAGTTGCTCATTGGTATTCGGCGTGCTAATCGACCACAAACAGTCATGCCATCGTCTGTATTATCAAGTGACAGCATGCATATTGGTCTTCTTGCTGCAGCAGCTCATGCTGCTGCAACAAACAGTCGCTTTACCATATTCTACAACCCTAG GGCAAGCCCTTCAGAGTTTGTCATCCCTCTAGATAAGTATGTCAAAGCAGTATATCACACCCGTGTTTCCATCGGCATGCGTTTTAGAATGCTATTTGAAACTGAGGAGTCTAGTGTGCGCAG ATATATGGGCACTGTCACAGGGATAAGTGATCTAGATCCTGTCCGATGGCCAAATTCATATTGGCGCTCTGTGAAG GTTGGCTGGGATGAGTCAACTTCTGGAGAGAGGCAGCCAAGAGTCTCTCTTTGGGAGATCGAGCCTTTAACAACGTTTCCAATGTATCCATCTTCCTTTCCACTTAGGCTCAAGCGCCCTTGGCCTTCTGACTTGCCCTCACTACATG GTGGGAGAGATGATCTTATGTGGCTTCGAGATGGAGACAGAGGAATCCAGTCTTTGAATTTCCAGGGATTCTGTAATGGGATGGCCGCTTGGATGCATCCAAGATTTAATCCATCCATGCTCGGTGTACAGCCTGATATGTACCAGGCTATGGCTTCAGCAGCACTACAGGAGATGAGGGCAGCTGATTATTCCAAACAGGCAACGTCAGCAGTTTTGCCATTTCAGCAGGCCCAAAACTTATCTGGCGCATCAGGTCCTCCTTTAGCAAGTCATATTTTGCAGCAAATTCAATCTCAATCTCAACCTCAACAAGCCCTCCATAATTATCAAGAAACCCATAGAATCCATTCTCCGTATCAGCTTATCCAGCACCAGTCACAACATGGAAGCTCATTCAATGACGATGAACATGGGCAGATATCAGCACTGCAGCAGCAGGAGCAGAAACCTCAAGTACAACAGATACAAAAGCTGCAGTCGCCTAACCTCCAAATTTCTAATGTAATGCCAACAGTTCCCCAGTTCACcaattatcagcctcagacttcaCCCATGCAAACAATGGCATCGTTTTGCCAGCAGCAGAGCTTACCTGACAGCAATATTAACAGTTTATCGGGATCCAGTATCTCCCCTCTGCAGGGTGTTATGGATCCATTTACTCCTGAAGAATCATCAAGCCTTCTTAGTTTGCGGAAAACAAACCCGGTACTTGATACAGGTGCATGGTCGTCCAAGCGACATGCAGTTGAATCTGTTCCTTCTGCAATACAATCTGTGCAATCACAACCAAAACAGTTGAGTCAACAAATCAGTCTCTCTCAGCATGTCGTTACTTTACCACCATTTCCAGAAAGAGATTGCTCTCTCATCCAGGAAAGTGGAGGTAATTCCAGAATGAATATAGAAACATCATCACTGTTAGTTCAAAATGGCATGGCAAACGACACTGTTTCAGCATTGATGCCATTTCTGAGCAGCGCTGGAACTGATTTTGCATTGCATCAAGCACTGACTGGTTCGACTTGTGTGGAGGATTCAGAACTCTTTCAGACTCCTAGTAATGTGGGAAGTGTCAACCCACAAAATGGAACCTTTGTCAAG GTTTACAAATCAGGGTCCTTCGGAAGGTCATTGGACATTACCAAATTTAACAGTTACCTCGAGTTGCGCATGGAGCTCGGGCGTCTATTTGGCCTAGAAGGTCTATTGGAGGACCCCCTAAGATCAGGCTGGCAGCTTGTATTCGTCGACCGGGAAAATGATGTTCTTCTCGTAGGCGATGACCCATGGCT AGAGTTCGTGAACAGCGTATCATGCATAAAGATCCTATCGCCGCAAGAAGTGCAGCAGATGGGCAAAGATGGTGTTGATCTCTTAAATGGAGCTCCTAACAGGAGAATCCAATCCCGCACATCCGGCGATTATCTAAGCAATGGCATGGCTCCATCAGTGGGTTCACTAGATTATTGA
- the LOC121984868 gene encoding auxin response factor 17-like isoform X2, translating into MRLTPDGLPQPTQEGEHKNLNSELWHACAGPLVCLPAIGSRVVYFPQGHSEQVSASTNKEIDAHIPNYPNLPPQLICQLHNVTMHADAETDEVYAQMTLQPLGAEEQKYPYLPAELGTPSKQPTNYFCKTLTASDTSTHGGFSVPRRAAEKVFPPLDYSLQPPVQELIAKDLHDNEWKFRHIFRGQPKRHLLTTGWSVFVSAKRLVAGDSVLFIWNENNQLLIGIRRANRPQTVMPSSVLSSDSMHIGLLAAAAHAAATNSRFTIFYNPRASPSEFVIPLDKYVKAVYHTRVSIGMRFRMLFETEESSVRRYMGTVTGISDLDPVRWPNSYWRSVKVGWDESTSGERQPRVSLWEIEPLTTFPMYPSSFPLRLKRPWPSDLPSLHGGRDDLMWLRDGDRGIQSLNFQGFCNGMAAWMHPRFNPSMLGVQPDMYQAMASAALQEMRAADYSKQATSAVLPFQQAQNLSGASGPPLASHILQQIQSQSQPQQALHNYQETHRIHSPYQLIQHQSQHGSSFNDDEHGQISALQQQEQKPQVQQIQKLQSPNLQISNVMPTVPQFTNYQPQTSPMQTMASFCQQQSLPDSNINSLSGSSISPLQGVMDPFTPEESSSLLSLRKTNPVLDTGAWSSKRHAVESVPSAIQSVQSQPKQLSQQISLSQHVVTLPPFPERDCSLIQESGGNSRMNIETSSLLVQNGMANDTVSALMPFLSSAGTDFALHQALTGSTCVEDSELFQTPSNVGSVNPQNGTFVKVYKSGSFGRSLDITKFNSYLELRMELGRLFGLEGLLEDPLRSGWQLVFVDRENDVLLVGDDPWLEFVNSVSCIKILSPQEVQQMGKDGVDLLNGAPNRRIQSRTSGDYLSNGMAPSVGSLDY; encoded by the exons ATGAGGCTTACACCCGATGGGCTTCCTCAGCCAACGCAAGAAG GCGAGCACAAGAATCTGAATTCAGAGTTGTGGCATGCTTGTGCTGGACCCCTGGTTTGCTTACCTGCTATTGGAAGTCGTGTGGTGTATTTTCCCCAGGGACATAGCGAGCAG GTTTCTGCTTCTACTAATAAGGAAATTGATGCTCATATCCCAAATTACCCAAACTTACCTCCTCAACTGATCTGTCAGCTTCATAATGTGACAATGCAT GCAGATGCTGAGACTGATGAAGTATATGCCCAGATGACACTACAACCATTAGGCGCT GAAGAACAAAAGTATCCTTATCTTCCTGCTGAACTGGGTACTCCAAGCAAACAGCCAACCAACTACTTCTGCAAAACATTAACTGCAAGTGACACCAGCACTCATGGTGGTTTCTCTGTACCTCGGCGGGCAGCCGAAAAAGTCTTTCCACCATTG GATTATTCCCTGCAGCCTCCTGTGCAAGAGTTGATTGCAAAGGACCTTCATGACAATGAATGGAAGTTCCGTCACATATTTCGTG GTCAACCCAAGAGGCACCTTCTAACAACTGGATGGAGTGTGTTTGTAAGTGCCAAAAGACTAGTTGCTGGAGATTCAGTACTCTTTATCTG GAATGAGAACAACCAGTTGCTCATTGGTATTCGGCGTGCTAATCGACCACAAACAGTCATGCCATCGTCTGTATTATCAAGTGACAGCATGCATATTGGTCTTCTTGCTGCAGCAGCTCATGCTGCTGCAACAAACAGTCGCTTTACCATATTCTACAACCCTAG GGCAAGCCCTTCAGAGTTTGTCATCCCTCTAGATAAGTATGTCAAAGCAGTATATCACACCCGTGTTTCCATCGGCATGCGTTTTAGAATGCTATTTGAAACTGAGGAGTCTAGTGTGCGCAG ATATATGGGCACTGTCACAGGGATAAGTGATCTAGATCCTGTCCGATGGCCAAATTCATATTGGCGCTCTGTGAAG GTTGGCTGGGATGAGTCAACTTCTGGAGAGAGGCAGCCAAGAGTCTCTCTTTGGGAGATCGAGCCTTTAACAACGTTTCCAATGTATCCATCTTCCTTTCCACTTAGGCTCAAGCGCCCTTGGCCTTCTGACTTGCCCTCACTACATG GTGGGAGAGATGATCTTATGTGGCTTCGAGATGGAGACAGAGGAATCCAGTCTTTGAATTTCCAGGGATTCTGTAATGGGATGGCCGCTTGGATGCATCCAAGATTTAATCCATCCATGCTCGGTGTACAGCCTGATATGTACCAGGCTATGGCTTCAGCAGCACTACAGGAGATGAGGGCAGCTGATTATTCCAAACAGGCAACGTCAGCAGTTTTGCCATTTCAGCAGGCCCAAAACTTATCTGGCGCATCAGGTCCTCCTTTAGCAAGTCATATTTTGCAGCAAATTCAATCTCAATCTCAACCTCAACAAGCCCTCCATAATTATCAAGAAACCCATAGAATCCATTCTCCGTATCAGCTTATCCAGCACCAGTCACAACATGGAAGCTCATTCAATGACGATGAACATGGGCAGATATCAGCACTGCAGCAGCAGGAGCAGAAACCTCAAGTACAACAGATACAAAAGCTGCAGTCGCCTAACCTCCAAATTTCTAATGTAATGCCAACAGTTCCCCAGTTCACcaattatcagcctcagacttcaCCCATGCAAACAATGGCATCGTTTTGCCAGCAGCAGAGCTTACCTGACAGCAATATTAACAGTTTATCGGGATCCAGTATCTCCCCTCTGCAGGGTGTTATGGATCCATTTACTCCTGAAGAATCATCAAGCCTTCTTAGTTTGCGGAAAACAAACCCGGTACTTGATACAGGTGCATGGTCGTCCAAGCGACATGCAGTTGAATCTGTTCCTTCTGCAATACAATCTGTGCAATCACAACCAAAACAGTTGAGTCAACAAATCAGTCTCTCTCAGCATGTCGTTACTTTACCACCATTTCCAGAAAGAGATTGCTCTCTCATCCAGGAAAGTGGAGGTAATTCCAGAATGAATATAGAAACATCATCACTGTTAGTTCAAAATGGCATGGCAAACGACACTGTTTCAGCATTGATGCCATTTCTGAGCAGCGCTGGAACTGATTTTGCATTGCATCAAGCACTGACTGGTTCGACTTGTGTGGAGGATTCAGAACTCTTTCAGACTCCTAGTAATGTGGGAAGTGTCAACCCACAAAATGGAACCTTTGTCAAG GTTTACAAATCAGGGTCCTTCGGAAGGTCATTGGACATTACCAAATTTAACAGTTACCTCGAGTTGCGCATGGAGCTCGGGCGTCTATTTGGCCTAGAAGGTCTATTGGAGGACCCCCTAAGATCAGGCTGGCAGCTTGTATTCGTCGACCGGGAAAATGATGTTCTTCTCGTAGGCGATGACCCATGGCT AGAGTTCGTGAACAGCGTATCATGCATAAAGATCCTATCGCCGCAAGAAGTGCAGCAGATGGGCAAAGATGGTGTTGATCTCTTAAATGGAGCTCCTAACAGGAGAATCCAATCCCGCACATCCGGCGATTATCTAAGCAATGGCATGGCTCCATCAGTGGGTTCACTAGATTATTGA